The Deinococcus aerolatus DNA window TCAGAGCCGCGTCGCCCGTCCCGCCGCCCTGAACGCCCACCCGGAGTGGCTGACCCACGGCGTGACGTAAGGGCCACCGCGCCGCCCCGACTTCGGTGCCTGCGGGCGTGCCAGACGGGCTCCGCGTTCCTGCTGCCGGTCCACAGCCCACAAACGCAGCAGCCGAAATGCTTTATCATTACGGTATGAGCGAAACACCCAGCCGCCAATCCGCCAACCGCCAACCCGGGGGCCGCCGCAAGGACGCACCCGCTGCAGCAACGCCGGGAGAGAAGAGCGCTGCAAAGGCGCCCAGTGACGTGACCGGCTTTCAGCGGCTGCTCAGCACCGCCCAGATCGACGCCGACGTGGCCGCCATCGTGGCGGACCCGGCCAGTGCCGACGCCCGGCTGACTGACCTGCTGCGCGCCGCGCTGGACCGCTGGGGCCACGGCCTGCATCACCTGGAGCACCGGGCGGCCCTGACCGACGCGGGCGAGATCCAGTTCTTTGCGGGCAAGACGGTGGTGGGCCGTGCAGGCGAGGACGCCGAGCATCTGGCCCGCAGCTACGCCAGTCTCAGTGCGCCCAATGCTGAGGGCCTGAGCGACTGGAGCGTGCTGGGTGAGGGCTACCGCACGCCCATCCGGAACGCCGCGCAGCTTCGCGTGCTGATCGAGGACGCCCGCGACTTCGAGACCCTGTGGACGCCCGAGCGCGGCCTGTTCCTGCGCCTGTGGCGGCGCACCGAGAACGGCCAGGAGGTCACGGCCACCGAGTACGCCCAGCCAGTCAACGCCGCGCAGCTGCTGGGCGACGCCGCCTGGGACGCGATTCAGGGCATCAAGGACCGCGCCCTGCAGCGCGAGTTGATGGAACGCAGCGCCAAGGGTGGCCTGTTGCAGGCCTTCCTCAGCGCGCGGCACAAGGACGCTGAGCGTCACCTGGGCAGCCTGCCCGAGACGCACTTCACGGTGCAGAGCAACGTGACGCGCCTGACGGGCGCAGATGCCCGCGACTTCGCCGCTGTCCGCGCCGCGCAAAAGGACACCGCCGACGAACTGAAAGCCATGCAGGAACGCGCCGTCAAGGGCATGGTTGACCTGCTTCGCAGCGACCTGCGTTAGGCGGCACCCTCAGCAGACCGCCACGCTGAACGGCTGGAGGGACATCTGATGTGCCTCCAGCTTTTCGTAGTCAACGGAGCGGGGCTACAGACCGCCTCATTCTCAGCGCCACCCGCACTGCCACGACTGCTGGAGCCTACACTCCGAGCAGTTCAGTGGCACTCAGTTCCCGCTCCTGCAACCGTTTGAAGGTGGCCAGCGCCTGGGCCACCACCTGGTCCATGTTGTAGTACCGGTAGGTGGCGAGGCGGCCCACGAAGGTCACGTCTGACCGGGCGCGGGCCAGGGCCTCATATTTTTTATACAGCTCGGCGTTCTCGGGGCGCGGCACCGGGTAATACGGATCCCCTTCCGCCTGGGGGTATTCGTACACCACGCTGGTCCGCTCGTGACGCTGACCGGTGATGTGCTTGAACTCGCTGACGCGGGTGTAGGCGTAGTCATTGGGGAAATTAACGGTGCCGACAGGCAGCAGCTGCGGTGTGTCGTGGGTCTCATGCCGGAACTCCAGGCTGCGGTACGGCAGTCGGCCGAACTGGTGGGCAAAAAAAGCATCGACCGGCCCGGTGTAGATCATGTGACCATGCGGAATCAGGTCCACAATCTCGCGGTAATCGGTGTTGAGCATCACCTTGATGCTGGGGTGAGCCAGCATGCTCTCGAACATGCGGGTGTAGCCGTGCAGGGGCATGGCCTGATAGGTGTCGGCGAAATAGCGGTCGTCGCGGTTGGTGCGGGTGGGCACGCGGGCCGTGACGCTGGCGTCCAGCTCACTGGGGTCCAGTCCCCACTGCTTGCGCGTGTAGCCCCGGAAAAATTTGTTGTACAGGTCGCGGCCCACCTTGCCCACCACCACGTCCTCGCTGGTCCGCACCTGTTCGACGGGCTCGGCCACCGACGCGAAGAACTCCTCGACCTGAAAGGCCGTCAGGTTCAGGCCATACAGCCGATTAACGGTATCCAGATTGATGGGGATGGGCAATTGCTGACCGTCGACGCTGGCCAGCACCCGGTGCTGATAGGGCCGCCATTCGGTAAAGCGGGAGAGGTAGGCAAAAACCTCGGCGCTGTTGGTATGGAAGATGTGCGGGCCGTACGGGTGGATCAGGACGCCCGCGTCGTCGTAGCGGTCATAGGCGTTGCCGCCGATGTGCGGGCGGCGGTCCACGATCAGCACCCGCCGGCCCACGCTAGCCAGCCGCTCGGCCAGCACGCTTCCGGCAAAGCCCGCGCCCACGATCAGGTAGTCGAAGCCGGGGGACACCGGGGGGCTTCCCGCCGCAGGCTCAGTCATCCGAGCCCACCAACTGCGTGTGAACCGCCGGAATGGACAGGTGGGCGTCAGAGGTGGCCGCTGCCTCGATCAGCTCCGCCATCTGCGCCCAGGTGTGGTCCCACGACAGGCCAGCCAGATAGGCATCGGCCCGGCACTGGCGGTCCTGCGCGGCCTGGGTTCCGGCCTCATCCAGCGCGGACTGACACGCGGCCTCAAACGCTGCGGGGCCGTCGGCGATGCGCGCCAGATTCAGGTCACCGTAGGGCCGGACCACGTCGCGAATTCCAGTGGACACGACCGGCACGCCCGCCGCCAGATACTCGGGTGTCTTGGTGGGGCTGATGAACTCGGTGGCCTCGTTGCGGGCAAACGGCAGCAGCGCCACATCCCAGTGAGACAGGTACTCGGGCAACTGAGCGTAATCTTTCATGCCCAGGTAATGGATGTTGGCGGCGCGCGGCAGTTCAGCCGCGTCGATCTTGACCACCGGCCCGATCAGGACGAACTGCCACTCAGGCCGGCGGCTGGCCAGTTCGGCGATCAGCGCGGTGTCGAACCGCTCGTCAATCACGCCGTAAAAACCCAGACGCGGGGCGGGAAGGCTGGCCTGGTCCGCCGGGTCGGTCAGTCCGGCGCGGGCCTGCGAGAAGTGCTGCACCTCCACGCTGGACGCGAAGGGATGCACGTTGGGGTGGCGCTCGGCCTTGGCCTCGTACAGTCGCTGGCCGCCGGTGAACACCACGCTGGCGCGGGCGAACAACTCAGCCTCGCGGGCGCGTAGCTCGGGAGGCGCACCCTTGAAGTTGGCCAGCTCGTCCATGCAGTCGTACACCGTAACGCGCGGACGGAGGCCTGCCGTGACCGGGAGTTCCATGGGGGTGTAGACCCACAGGTCATACTCCACCAGCCCCTCGTCGGCCACCAGGCGGCTGAGCAGCCCGGCGGTGCGGGCCTGGGAGGGTGCAGGCGGGTCCCCGGCCCGGAGATGCGGCGTGCACACTGTCACGACGCCTTCCTGCCGGCACACCAGATGGTCATCGTGCGTCCCGAACACCGGTTCCTCGATGTAGTACACGGCGCGGTCACGGGCCGCGCGGGTCATCAGGTGCTGTGGACGCTGAAACACAAAATCCCAGCGCAGGTGCGCCAGCACGATCAGGGCGGGAACAGAGGCCCCGCGGGGCCCGGCAGACGGGACTGAATACGGCACGGATAAGTTCCCCCCAGGGTAGAAGCGGCGGCTTGTAAGTGGTGTGGACCGTTTTGGGGCCGGTGGCATCGCGGTGGGCCAGGCGTCACATTTCTGCCCCTGTCCAGACGCGGCCACCTGGCACGGTGGCTGGACTATAAGAGGGGGGTCTGAGCGCCAAACGTAACGCAGGTCAAAATTGCGTTCCAGATAGCCTCTAGCTAAAGAATCAGACGGGGAAAGGTAAAGCCCCCATGAGACCGGTGCGGCGCTACGCTTCCGCCAGCCATGGGCATGTTTTCCCCACCGTTCGCTGCGGCCAGTGCCGCCGCCGGCGCCTCTTCCGCCGCCATCGTGGCCATTCCGGCCCGCGAGGAGGCCGCCAGCATCGGGGCCACGCTGCGGGCACTGGGGGCCCAGGTCGACGAGGATGGCCAGCCCTGGCGGGCATTTGGCGTGCTGCTGCTGGTCAACAACTGCGCTGACGGCACCGTGGCCCGCGCACGCGAGGCCGCGCCGGACGGCCTGCGGCTGTGGATTCAGGAGGTCACGCTGCCTCCAGAGCAGGCCAACGTGGTGGGGGCACGCCGGGCGGCACTGGACCGCGCCGCAGCCCTGGCCGGTGAGGGGGGCGTGATCGTCAGCACCGACGCCGACACCCGGGCGGACCCGGCGTGGTTGTGGGCGCTGCTCGCGCCGCTGCGGGCCGGGGCCGACGCGGCTGCCGGGCGCATTCTGCTGGACCGGAAAGGGGCGGCCCTTCCCCCCGAGGTGCGGCGCACCCAGCGCCTCGACGACCTGTACCGCATGGCGGCCAGTGAGCTGGGCGCGCGCCTGGATCCGGACCCCGCCGATCCCTGGCCCCGGCACTGGCAGCACTTCGGCGCCAGCCTCGCTCTGAGCGTGCGGGCCTACCGCGCCGTGGGTGGAGTACCAGCAGTGCCGTGTCTGGAAGACCTGGCCCTGGTTGAGGCGCTGCGCCGCGCGGACCTGACGCTGCGGCACACCCCTGCGGCCCGCGTGTACACCAGCCCCCGCCTGAGCGGCCGGGTGACGGTGGGCCTGTCGACGCAGCTGTCTGAATGGCGACGCGGCCCGGCCGCCTGGCAGGTTCCCGGCGGCGCGGAGGTGGCCGCGCTGGCCCGCGCCGAGGCCGCGTTGCGGGCGGCGTACGCGGGGCAGGGGGGAGGCAACCTGACGCGCCTGTGGCGCACCCAGGCCGGGCCGCTGCTGGCCGCGCTGCGTGCTTCCACCTTCGGGCTGGCGCTGGAGGCCGCACATGCCGCGCGGGTGGCGGGCGACTGGTCAGCCGTCTACCCGCCGGTGCCGGTGGCGCAGGCCCTGACTGAGGTGCGTGACCGGCTGGGGCAGGCCGGGGCCGGTTTGGCTTCGCCCCGGACCGCTCAGCCGCTGCGGGCAAAAGCGTCCAGCCGGTAGCCCCGTTCGCTGTCCCCGTGACGCTCGGCATGCAGGTGGCGCAGACCCCGGCCCACACGCGCCAGCGCGGCGGCGTGGACAGCGTCTCCCGTCTGCGGGTAATCGTGGACGGGCGGCGTCCAGTGGACCAGCAGCAGCGTGCCGTCCAGCTCCAGCCGCGCCAGCACCGCGTCCAGCGCCTGTTCCAGATCGCCCGGTGAGAGGTAGTACAGCACTTCTGAGAGCACGATCAGATCGAAGGGGCCTTGCGGCAGATCCCTGGGCAGCCGCCGTTGCTCGAAGTGAAGGTTGTGGCGGCCCGCGTTGCGCGCCCGTGCCCGTGCCAGGGCCAGCTGGTTCAGGTCCACCGCCCACAGCTGGTCGGCGCGCTCTGAGAGCAGTCCGCTCAGCACGCCGATGGAGCAGCCAACCTCCAGGCCCCGCCGGTAACGTTCACGCGGCAGGGCGGCCAGGGTGCGGGCGTACTTGGCGGCCTCATAGGGGCTGGTGGCAAAGTCCCAGGGGTCTTCACGGGCGCGGTACACGTCGTCGAAGTACCGGTCCGGCAGGGTCACGCGCGGACCTCTAGGCCAGCCGCGGCCGCCTCGGCGTAGCGTTCCGGACCCGCCACCGCCCGTTTGACCATCTCCGGGGCCAGGGTAAAGCCGTCCGGATCGTCGGAAACGCCGCCCAGCTGGGTAACGTGGGCAGCGATGGCCCGGGCCTTGAGGCCACGCGCGGCACCTACCGCAAAGGTCCAGATCCGGGCCTCGTCCGCGGCAGGCCAGTCGACCGCCTCGCCGCGCTCCGGCAGCCACACGGCGTATTCCAGCTGCCGGGCTGCCGGGGGCGCCGCCGCCGTTACCGGCTCCCAGGCCGCCCGGTGGTCGGGGTGGGGGTCACGCCGCCACGGCAGCAGCAGCGTGCCAGGCGGCGCAGCGACAAACGCGCGCGCGACCCTCCGCTGCAGCTCAGCCGGGGCCACCCCCGCCAGCGCGCCGTCGGGCAGGCCCAGCGCGTGGGTCCGGGTGGCCGGCACGCCCAGCAGGGCGAGGCCGGTACGCCACTCGGCCAGACGGGTCCGGGCCAGACGGTCACGCGGGAACAGGCGCGAGTGGGGATGCGAGAACCCGCCGTCGGTCAGCAGCAGGGCGTGGACCTCACGGCCCAAGCTGCCGAGTGCGGCGATCAGGGCCCCGCAACCCAGCGCCTCGTCGTCCGGGTGCGGCGAAACCACCCACACCGGGCCAGCCAGGCGGCGCGGGTCCAGCGGGCTGGTCCGGGCCGCCGTGTTCACAGACCTTCCTCGCCCCACAGGCTGTAGGCACTGTCGGGCAGGTCAGGGGCGTCCAGCACGAATCCTCCCACCTGCAACCGGGCCGCGTCGGGGGCCGGCTGGCGCAGGTACATCCGCAGGTCGCGCACCGCCCGCTCGGCCGGCTGCGGGGCCAGCAGGCCGCGTGCCCCCACCGCCCGCTCCACCGCCTCGCAGGCAGCCAGACAGGCGTCCTCGCTGACCTCGCGGGCCAGGGCAACGTAGGCCAGCACCCGCCCGGGGTCGTCAGGTCCAGCCTGTTCCAGCAGGGCCGCCCCGCGCAGGACGGTTTGCCACGCGGCCTCCAGCCGGGCCGACACCGCGCCGAAGCGCAGCCGCTGAACGTCGTCCCCTGCGCGGCCCAGCCGGCGCAGGACGTCCCGGGCCGACTCCAGCGCGGCGTCGGCGCCGCCCAGCTGCACCGCCAGAAACCGCAGCGCCCCGCCGCCGAACTCCGGCTGCCGGTAGTAGTCGCCCGGCCCGCCGATCACGTCGTTCCCGCCCAGGCGCAGACCTCCCAGGTCGACGCGGAAGCTGACGGTGGGGCGCATGCCCAGCGGGCGCCAGAAATCGGGATCGAAACGTCCACGGGCAACGGCGTGCGGCAGCAGCGCCAGCACCCGTCCGCCGCCCTGCGGCAACTCGGCCGGCAGCAGGGGACGGGTAACGAAGTGGGCGCCTGAGGCGAAGGTCTTGCCGCCGGTCATCCGCCAGGCCTGAGCGCCGCCGTCCGGTTCCAGCCGCAGTCCCGGCGCCTCCTCAGTGTTCCAGACCCCGAACAGCTGGCCGCTGCGGGCGTCGGCGGCGGCGCGCGCGCGCTGCTCCGGATTGCCGTGGGCCAGGATCAGCTGCAGGGCGTTGACGTGGCCCTCGTAGAGCCGGCCCACCGGCAGGCTGGCGCGCCCCACCCGGCGCAGCAGCGCCAGCAGCCGCGTGCCGGCAGCGCCCAGGCCGCCGTGGGTGGTGGGCA harbors:
- a CDS encoding PIG-L deacetylase family protein, producing the protein MNTAARTSPLDPRRLAGPVWVVSPHPDDEALGCGALIAALGSLGREVHALLLTDGGFSHPHSRLFPRDRLARTRLAEWRTGLALLGVPATRTHALGLPDGALAGVAPAELQRRVARAFVAAPPGTLLLPWRRDPHPDHRAAWEPVTAAAPPAARQLEYAVWLPERGEAVDWPAADEARIWTFAVGAARGLKARAIAAHVTQLGGVSDDPDGFTLAPEMVKRAVAGPERYAEAAAAGLEVRA
- the glf gene encoding UDP-galactopyranose mutase, giving the protein MTEPAAGSPPVSPGFDYLIVGAGFAGSVLAERLASVGRRVLIVDRRPHIGGNAYDRYDDAGVLIHPYGPHIFHTNSAEVFAYLSRFTEWRPYQHRVLASVDGQQLPIPINLDTVNRLYGLNLTAFQVEEFFASVAEPVEQVRTSEDVVVGKVGRDLYNKFFRGYTRKQWGLDPSELDASVTARVPTRTNRDDRYFADTYQAMPLHGYTRMFESMLAHPSIKVMLNTDYREIVDLIPHGHMIYTGPVDAFFAHQFGRLPYRSLEFRHETHDTPQLLPVGTVNFPNDYAYTRVSEFKHITGQRHERTSVVYEYPQAEGDPYYPVPRPENAELYKKYEALARARSDVTFVGRLATYRYYNMDQVVAQALATFKRLQERELSATELLGV
- a CDS encoding glycosyltransferase; this translates as MGMFSPPFAAASAAAGASSAAIVAIPAREEAASIGATLRALGAQVDEDGQPWRAFGVLLLVNNCADGTVARAREAAPDGLRLWIQEVTLPPEQANVVGARRAALDRAAALAGEGGVIVSTDADTRADPAWLWALLAPLRAGADAAAGRILLDRKGAALPPEVRRTQRLDDLYRMAASELGARLDPDPADPWPRHWQHFGASLALSVRAYRAVGGVPAVPCLEDLALVEALRRADLTLRHTPAARVYTSPRLSGRVTVGLSTQLSEWRRGPAAWQVPGGAEVAALARAEAALRAAYAGQGGGNLTRLWRTQAGPLLAALRASTFGLALEAAHAARVAGDWSAVYPPVPVAQALTEVRDRLGQAGAGLASPRTAQPLRAKASSR
- a CDS encoding DNA repair protein, giving the protein MSETPSRQSANRQPGGRRKDAPAAATPGEKSAAKAPSDVTGFQRLLSTAQIDADVAAIVADPASADARLTDLLRAALDRWGHGLHHLEHRAALTDAGEIQFFAGKTVVGRAGEDAEHLARSYASLSAPNAEGLSDWSVLGEGYRTPIRNAAQLRVLIEDARDFETLWTPERGLFLRLWRRTENGQEVTATEYAQPVNAAQLLGDAAWDAIQGIKDRALQRELMERSAKGGLLQAFLSARHKDAERHLGSLPETHFTVQSNVTRLTGADARDFAAVRAAQKDTADELKAMQERAVKGMVDLLRSDLR
- a CDS encoding glycosyltransferase family 1 protein yields the protein MPYSVPSAGPRGASVPALIVLAHLRWDFVFQRPQHLMTRAARDRAVYYIEEPVFGTHDDHLVCRQEGVVTVCTPHLRAGDPPAPSQARTAGLLSRLVADEGLVEYDLWVYTPMELPVTAGLRPRVTVYDCMDELANFKGAPPELRAREAELFARASVVFTGGQRLYEAKAERHPNVHPFASSVEVQHFSQARAGLTDPADQASLPAPRLGFYGVIDERFDTALIAELASRRPEWQFVLIGPVVKIDAAELPRAANIHYLGMKDYAQLPEYLSHWDVALLPFARNEATEFISPTKTPEYLAAGVPVVSTGIRDVVRPYGDLNLARIADGPAAFEAACQSALDEAGTQAAQDRQCRADAYLAGLSWDHTWAQMAELIEAAATSDAHLSIPAVHTQLVGSDD
- a CDS encoding SAM-dependent methyltransferase, whose amino-acid sequence is MTLPDRYFDDVYRAREDPWDFATSPYEAAKYARTLAALPRERYRRGLEVGCSIGVLSGLLSERADQLWAVDLNQLALARARARNAGRHNLHFEQRRLPRDLPQGPFDLIVLSEVLYYLSPGDLEQALDAVLARLELDGTLLLVHWTPPVHDYPQTGDAVHAAALARVGRGLRHLHAERHGDSERGYRLDAFARSG